In Campylobacter vulpis, a genomic segment contains:
- a CDS encoding NADH-quinone oxidoreductase subunit G, with the protein MRVKINGVECEFNEGETILNIARKNDIFIPAICYLSGCSATLACRMCMVEADGKKVYSCNTKAKDGMVVESDLSSLWEERNEIMQAYCINHPLQCGVCDKSGECELQNFTHKARVNTQKHWIQDTHKPHKEWGFINYDPALCIVCERCVTVCKDKIGESALKTTPRGGAAVDATFKESMGKDAYAIWTKFQKSLIAPATGDKLECSSCGECTSVCPTGALIGAKFQYTSNIWELKRIPASNPHSSDCELLYYDIKQSGIAVQKPKIYRVSNDFSFASLNKAARYGYDTQNEAQKDEKAFKLLCEKIQNGVIKNIKFNSFITNEEALILQNLKKKFDLRLLNDEALKFKEFLEEFHQNAGEFYAASSEDITKSDFIVVAGTLLRYDAPSLSYKINNALVMNKGSGLYFHLFKDKGVEKYSKNFLSYIHKSGEEEQILYYLLQKFSTDETLKERLNSFFVEEEKEIEESISEEVSEIISETNEAGEIIEKEVKKNITKKIKKNIPIKRSLFAKNLGLDEDKMEDLLLKKSHFTLVVGSDFYFHKKAKKLARLLALIQKTTPFKVFLNPTHTNTLGVALLCDLDKEAQNGEILGYNERGDFSFSYEEYCDLASSSLNQQEGTFVNYDKRIVPTNAALEFEGYFLNDVANALGFEEEFTIHYTQKLPINRGFSPIAFDDLENFYTNGGENQRGYLLDLSQYKKTSNLNYEEPEFKALDLDNSLLLYSANPSYQFGRFSNRASALNEAIFLGLSEDLATKFGVKDRDLIRLNLENESLNLSVRVDKDLVGVAYLPYFDEKIDTLSFFKERITKASLEKIGGSDE; encoded by the coding sequence ATGAGGGTGAAAATCAACGGAGTAGAATGCGAATTTAACGAGGGTGAAACAATTTTAAATATCGCAAGAAAAAATGACATTTTTATCCCTGCTATTTGTTATCTTTCAGGTTGTAGTGCGACTTTGGCTTGTCGTATGTGTATGGTGGAAGCTGATGGTAAAAAGGTCTATTCTTGTAATACTAAGGCTAAAGATGGTATGGTTGTGGAGAGTGATTTAAGCTCTTTATGGGAAGAGAGAAATGAGATAATGCAAGCATATTGCATTAACCATCCTTTACAATGTGGAGTTTGCGATAAATCGGGTGAGTGTGAATTGCAAAATTTTACCCACAAAGCAAGAGTTAATACCCAAAAGCATTGGATTCAAGATACACATAAGCCTCATAAAGAATGGGGTTTTATCAATTATGACCCCGCACTTTGCATAGTGTGTGAGCGTTGTGTGACCGTGTGTAAGGATAAAATCGGCGAAAGTGCCTTAAAAACAACCCCAAGGGGTGGAGCGGCTGTGGATGCGACCTTTAAGGAGAGTATGGGAAAGGACGCTTATGCGATTTGGACGAAATTTCAAAAAAGCCTCATTGCTCCAGCGACTGGAGATAAGCTTGAGTGTTCAAGCTGTGGAGAATGCACGAGCGTTTGTCCCACAGGAGCTTTAATAGGGGCGAAATTTCAATACACTTCAAATATTTGGGAGCTTAAACGAATCCCCGCTTCTAATCCACACTCAAGTGATTGCGAATTGCTTTATTATGACATTAAGCAAAGTGGTATAGCTGTGCAAAAGCCTAAAATTTATAGGGTGAGTAATGACTTTTCCTTTGCGAGTTTAAATAAGGCTGCAAGATATGGATATGATACGCAAAATGAGGCACAAAAAGATGAAAAAGCTTTCAAGCTTTTATGTGAAAAGATTCAAAATGGCGTGATTAAAAATATTAAATTTAATAGCTTTATTACCAATGAAGAGGCTTTAATTTTACAAAATTTAAAGAAAAAATTTGACCTTCGTTTGCTCAATGATGAAGCCTTAAAATTTAAGGAATTTTTAGAAGAATTTCATCAAAATGCTGGTGAGTTTTACGCGGCAAGTAGCGAGGATATTACAAAGAGTGATTTTATCGTCGTGGCCGGGACGCTTTTGCGTTATGATGCGCCAAGTCTAAGTTATAAAATCAATAATGCCTTAGTGATGAATAAAGGCTCGGGGCTTTATTTTCATCTTTTTAAAGATAAGGGCGTGGAAAAATATTCTAAAAACTTTCTTTCTTATATACATAAAAGTGGGGAGGAAGAGCAAATTCTTTATTATTTACTTCAAAAATTTAGCACAGATGAAACGCTTAAAGAACGCTTAAATTCTTTTTTTGTGGAAGAAGAAAAAGAGATTGAAGAAAGTATTAGTGAAGAAGTGAGTGAGATAATAAGCGAAACAAATGAGGCGGGTGAGATTATCGAAAAAGAAGTGAAAAAAAATATCACTAAAAAAATTAAGAAAAATATCCCTATAAAGCGTAGTTTATTTGCTAAAAATTTGGGGCTTGATGAGGATAAAATGGAGGATTTGCTCCTTAAAAAGTCGCATTTTACTTTAGTTGTGGGAAGTGATTTTTATTTCCATAAAAAGGCAAAAAAGCTTGCTCGTCTCCTTGCTCTTATCCAAAAAACAACGCCTTTTAAGGTCTTTTTAAACCCTACACATACGAATACTTTAGGTGTAGCTTTGCTTTGCGATTTGGATAAAGAAGCTCAAAATGGCGAAATTTTGGGTTATAACGAAAGGGGAGATTTTAGCTTTTCTTATGAAGAGTATTGTGATTTGGCAAGTTCAAGTCTCAATCAACAAGAAGGCACCTTTGTCAATTATGATAAAAGAATCGTTCCAACCAATGCCGCTTTAGAATTTGAGGGCTATTTTTTAAACGATGTGGCAAATGCTTTAGGTTTTGAGGAGGAATTTACGATTCATTACACGCAAAAACTTCCTATTAATAGAGGTTTTTCTCCTATTGCTTTTGATGATTTAGAAAATTTTTATACCAATGGCGGGGAGAATCAAAGAGGCTATTTGCTTGATTTATCTCAGTATAAAAAAACATCAAATTTAAACTATGAAGAGCCTGAATTTAAGGCTTTAGATTTGGATAATTCTCTTTTACTTTATAGTGCAAATCCTAGTTATCAATTTGGTCGTTTTTCAAATCGTGCAAGTGCCTTAAATGAGGCGATTTTTTTAGGACTTAGTGAAGATTTGGCGACTAAATTTGGGGTTAAGGATAGAGATTTGATTAGACTTAACTTAGAAAATGAAAGCTTAAATTTAAGCGTGAGGGTAGATAAGGATTTAGTGGGAGTGGCTTATTTGCCTTATTTTGATGAAAAGATAGATACCTTAAGCTTTTTTAAAGAAAGAATTACAAAAGCAAGTTTAGAAAAAATAGGGGGAAGTGATGAGTGA
- a CDS encoding NADH-ubiquinone oxidoreductase subunit E family protein — protein MRRVDLRNSKDFFADLARVIYEAKENEVLIVMFEIGDFSAVERSFSFVREQDCELLNSLKFNEVDWSIVIKKVKQ, from the coding sequence ATGAGACGCGTGGATTTGAGAAATAGCAAGGATTTTTTTGCAGATTTAGCCCGTGTCATTTACGAGGCTAAAGAAAATGAAGTTCTTATTGTGATGTTTGAGATAGGCGATTTTAGTGCGGTTGAGAGGAGCTTTTCCTTTGTGAGAGAGCAAGATTGTGAGCTTTTGAATTCTTTGAAATTTAATGAGGTAGATTGGAGCATAGTGATTAAAAAGGTTAAGCAATGA
- the nuoD gene encoding NADH dehydrogenase (quinone) subunit D, which yields MQIPSKLKPYYENIAFEREDAKMIINLGPQHPSAHGNLRLILELDGEQVIKARPCIGYMHRGMEKMAENMIYQEFIPTTDRMDYIAASANNYAYCAAVEKLCGLEIPRRAAVIRMILLELNRIASHLLWLATHALDIGAMSVFLYCFREREYVLDLIERYCGARLTHSSMRIGGVMLDLPEGFLEELLAFCAKFPNDVKDYEALLDDNRIWRLRTENIGVVSKEQAMNWGCSGVMLRGSGVRYDIRKEEPYLLYDEVDFGVPYATQGDSYARYKVYMQEFRESIKILMQCAKLYKDTPPEILANHPEYVSASKEQIMTQNYSLMQHFVLITQGLKPPKGEVYVPTESPKGELGFFIHSDGTSRPYRLKARTPSFWHCAFFEEMLVGSYLADVVAIMGNVNIVLGEIDR from the coding sequence ATGCAAATTCCTAGTAAATTAAAACCCTATTACGAAAATATCGCTTTTGAAAGAGAAGATGCTAAGATGATTATCAATCTTGGTCCTCAGCACCCCTCCGCACACGGAAATTTACGCTTGATTTTAGAGCTTGATGGAGAGCAAGTTATTAAAGCGCGTCCTTGCATAGGTTATATGCACCGCGGTATGGAAAAAATGGCGGAAAATATGATTTATCAAGAATTTATCCCCACAACTGATAGAATGGACTATATTGCTGCTTCGGCAAATAATTATGCTTATTGTGCGGCGGTTGAAAAGCTTTGTGGGCTTGAAATTCCACGCCGTGCGGCTGTGATTAGAATGATACTTTTAGAGCTTAACCGCATTGCTTCGCATTTGCTTTGGCTTGCTACGCACGCACTAGATATTGGGGCGATGAGTGTGTTTTTATATTGTTTTAGAGAGCGTGAGTATGTGCTTGATTTGATAGAAAGATATTGTGGAGCGAGACTGACTCACTCTTCAATGCGTATTGGTGGGGTGATGCTTGATTTACCGGAGGGTTTTTTGGAGGAACTTTTGGCTTTTTGTGCGAAATTTCCAAACGATGTGAAGGATTATGAAGCTCTTTTAGACGATAATAGAATTTGGCGTTTGAGAACTGAAAATATAGGCGTTGTGAGTAAAGAACAGGCGATGAATTGGGGCTGTTCTGGCGTGATGCTTCGTGGGAGTGGGGTGCGTTATGACATACGCAAGGAAGAGCCTTATTTGCTTTATGATGAAGTGGATTTTGGTGTGCCTTACGCTACGCAAGGCGATTCTTATGCAAGATATAAGGTTTATATGCAAGAATTTAGAGAAAGCATTAAAATTCTAATGCAGTGTGCCAAGCTTTATAAGGACACGCCGCCTGAAATTTTGGCAAACCACCCTGAATATGTGAGTGCTTCAAAAGAACAGATTATGACGCAAAATTATTCTTTAATGCAGCATTTTGTTTTGATTACGCAGGGGCTTAAGCCTCCTAAGGGCGAGGTTTATGTGCCAACTGAAAGTCCTAAGGGTGAGCTTGGCTTTTTTATCCATAGTGATGGCACAAGCAGACCTTATCGTTTAAAGGCGAGAACGCCGAGCTTTTGGCATTGTGCCTTTTTTGAAGAAATGCTTGTGGGGAGTTATTTGGCTGATGTTGTGGCGATTATGGGTAATGTAAATATTGTTTTGGGCGAGATAGATAGATGA
- a CDS encoding NADH-quinone oxidoreductase subunit C, translating to MMRKYSDKKNAQLKNYYEDRFYHAPHTQKLPVEKSVFEEFELLLKQELELKASFVELDFWVIEIQKEDNLKALTLLKGLGFEVFTEASAIDFVATKKGFELFYQLLNLKQKLRVRVKTFVGVKEKVQSVVSVFKGANWSEREIYDMFGIFIVGHPNLKRLLMPDDWFGHPFLKSYPLQGDEFAKWYEIDKIFGKEYREVVGEEQRDPGFADDKDTLNFSRLYHETQKGALQSEKSFKQEYQEESGVAFVKKVKRNQAKILDKRR from the coding sequence GTGATGAGAAAATATAGTGATAAGAAAAACGCTCAATTAAAAAATTATTATGAAGATAGATTTTACCACGCTCCACACACTCAAAAATTGCCTGTTGAAAAAAGTGTTTTTGAGGAATTTGAGCTTTTGTTAAAGCAAGAGCTTGAGCTTAAAGCTTCTTTTGTGGAGCTTGATTTTTGGGTGATAGAAATTCAAAAGGAGGATAATCTTAAGGCTTTGACCTTGCTTAAAGGTTTAGGTTTTGAAGTCTTTACGGAGGCGAGTGCCATTGATTTTGTTGCTACAAAAAAGGGTTTTGAACTTTTTTATCAACTTTTAAATTTAAAGCAGAAATTAAGAGTGCGTGTAAAAACCTTTGTCGGCGTTAAAGAAAAGGTGCAAAGTGTCGTAAGTGTGTTTAAGGGAGCTAATTGGAGTGAGAGAGAAATTTATGATATGTTTGGCATTTTTATTGTAGGACACCCAAATTTAAAGCGACTTTTAATGCCTGATGATTGGTTTGGACATCCTTTTTTAAAGAGTTATCCTTTACAAGGTGATGAATTTGCAAAATGGTATGAGATTGATAAAATTTTTGGTAAAGAATACCGCGAAGTTGTGGGCGAAGAGCAAAGAGACCCAGGCTTTGCCGATGATAAAGACACGCTTAATTTTTCAAGGCTTTATCACGAAACGCAAAAAGGTGCTTTGCAAAGCGAAAAATCTTTCAAACAAGAATATCAAGAAGAAAGTGGCGTAGCTTTCGTCAAAAAAGTTAAACGCAATCAAGCCAAAATTTTAGATAAAAGGCGTTAA
- a CDS encoding NuoB/complex I 20 kDa subunit family protein, which translates to MAEHQVNYASGLPVVLTSVDKLVQWGRSNSLWALSYGLACCAIEMMAAGGSRYDFDRFGTIFRASPRHSEVMIIAGTLCKKHAEFTRRLYDMMPDPKWVISMGSCANTGGMFNTYSTVQGVDRIIPVDIYVPGCAPRPESFQFALMILQKKIRKEKASRKIPPKRLV; encoded by the coding sequence ATGGCAGAGCATCAAGTAAATTATGCAAGTGGTTTGCCTGTGGTTTTGACAAGCGTGGATAAACTTGTGCAATGGGGCAGAAGTAATTCTTTATGGGCTTTATCGTATGGTTTGGCTTGCTGTGCGATTGAGATGATGGCAGCGGGGGGTTCAAGATATGATTTTGATCGCTTTGGGACGATTTTTAGGGCATCTCCTCGCCATAGTGAGGTGATGATAATTGCTGGCACACTTTGTAAAAAACACGCAGAATTTACGCGTCGTCTTTATGATATGATGCCTGATCCTAAATGGGTTATTTCTATGGGAAGTTGTGCAAATACAGGCGGTATGTTTAATACTTACTCCACCGTGCAAGGTGTGGATAGGATTATCCCTGTGGATATTTATGTGCCAGGCTGTGCACCGCGACCTGAGAGCTTTCAATTTGCCCTTATGATTTTGCAGAAAAAAATTCGCAAAGAAAAAGCCTCGCGTAAAATCCCTCCTAAAAGGCTTGTGTGA